CCCAGGAACTGGAGCAGCCCGACGACCTCTGCGTCGCCGCCACCTACCAGCCCGGCGGCACGGACGCCGCGGTCGGCGGCGACTGGTACGACGTCATCACCCTCGGCGCCGGCCGCACGGCCCTGGTCATCGGCGATGTCATGGGCCGCGGGGTGCGCGCCGCCGCCGTCATGGGCCAGCTGCGCACCGCGGTCCGCGCCTACGCCCGCCTCGACCTCCCGCCCCACGAGGTCCTGCAGCTCCTGGACGGCCTGGCCGCCGAGATCGACGCCAGCCAGATCGCCACCTGCGTCTACGCCGTCCACGACCCGAACGAGGGCCGCCTGGTCTACGCCTCGGCCGGCCATCTGCCCATCCTCGTCCGCGACCCCGACGGCACGGTCCACCGCGCCGCCGAACCGACCGGCCCGCCCCTGGGGACCGGCGGCTGGCTGCACACCTCGGGGTCCGTCCCGCTGGGTCCCGGCAGCAGCGCCGTCCTCTACACGGACGGCCTCGTCGAGCGCCGCGACAAGGACATCGACCACGGTGTCGAGGCCCTGGAGCGCGCCTTCGCCGGTGCGGCCGGCGCCCCCGACATCGTCTGCGACCGCCTGTTGCGTTCCCTGGGCATCACGGCCACCCACGACGACGACGTCGCCATCCTCGTCCTCCAGCACCCCGCCCGCACCGGCCATGACGCCGAGCTGTTCCACAACGCCGCCCTCGAACTCCACGGCGGCACCGAAGCGGCCCCGCGCGCCCGCGCCTTCGCCTCCGGCGTCCTCGCCTCCTGGCGCTTCTCGCCCGAGCTGCACGACCTCGGCGTCCTGGCGGCCAGCGAACTGGTCGCCAACTCCCTCCAGCACGGCACCCCGCCGATGCGCCTGCGCCGTACGGACCGCCGTCTGATCGTCGAGGTCACCGACGGCGACGACCACCTCCCGCGCCGCCGCCGCGCCGAGCCCGCCGACGAGGCCGGCCGGGGCATCTCCATCGTCGCCACCATCGCCTCGTCCTGGGGCTCCCGCCGCACCCCGGGCGGCGGCAAGGCCGTCTGGTGCGAATTCGCGCTGCCACGGGGATAGCCGTACGACAACGGCCCCGGCCCCGGTCCGATGGGACCGGCGCCGGGGCCGTGCTCGACCGTCAGGTCTCTCAGTGCTCGCGGTTCTCTCAGTTCTCTCAGGTCCCGCAGGGCACCGCGGCCGACTCGGCCGGCACCCGCGCCGCGGGCACCGCCGCCACCGCACGGTGCGGATTGTCCTGGTCCGGCCGCAGCATCCGCCCCAGCCACCACGACAACCCGGTGATCCCCAGCGCGCAGACCACCAGCATCCCTATGTACGCCGCGTACATCCCGTGCCCCACCATCAGCGCTCCCACCGCCGGACCAACCGCCAGCGCCAGCTGTTTGACCAGGGCGAACGCCGAGTTGTACTGACCGATCAGCGAGGCCGGCGCCAGATCGGCCACCAACGGAGCCACCGTCGGCGACAGCAGCGACTCACCGATACCGAACAACGCGTACGTCGAGATCAGCAGCATCGTCGCCACCATCTGCGCGCCGTGCACCAGCCCCGACAGCCCGGCGGCGAGCCACGCCACCGTCCAGATCATGCCGACCAGCGCCATCACCCGGCTGCGGCGCCGCCGCTCGACCAGCTTGAGCACCACGAACTGCGCCGCCACGATCGCCGCCGTATTGGCCGCGAGCGCAATGCCCAGGCTCGACGGCGCGATCCGGGTGACCTCGGTGGCATACGCCGCCAGCCCCGACTCGAACTGCCCGTAGCAGGCGAAGAACAGCACGAACCCCAGCACACACAGCCACACCATCCGCCGGTCGGCGAACATCGCCCGCCAGGCACCCTTGGCCCGCTCCTCGGTCGGCACCGCGTCCTCGACCTTCGGCGCCCGCGGCAGCCGTACGGTCGCCACCGCCGCGCCGAGCACCAGGAACATCACGGCCTCGATGGCGAACAGGCGCACAAAGCTCGATGCGTGCGACTCGTCGACGAGCAGCCCGCCGACCAGCCCACCGACACCCAGTCCCAGGTTGTTCAGGAAGAACTGGGTGGCGAACGCCCGCGACCTGGTCAGCGTCGTCGAGCACCACACGATCATCGTGGCGAGCGCCGGCTGAATGACCGCGATCCCGGCACCGAGCGCGATGGCCGACGCGATGACCAGCGGCTCCGTGGCGGACAGCCCGAGCCCCAACGCACCGACGGCGGCGGAGACCGTACCGGCGATGGCCACCGGCAGCGGTCCGCGCCGGTCGATCGCCCGACCGGTCAGCGGCAGGACGACGAGCGCGGCCACCGCCAGCATCGCCAGCACCACACCGGCCGTGCTCGCACCAAGATCCCGCACCTTCGCCACATAGACGTACAGATACGGAACGGTGAAGCCGTTCCCGAACGCACTCAGCGCGTTCCCGAGCTGGATCCGGCGCAACGCGGCGCCCATCGCGGTGGTCACACTCACCTACCTAGGTCAGGTCGTCAGACGAACAAGGGGAGAACCAAGGAGCCAGACAGACGCCAGGGCGAGACCGGTCCGAGGTCGGACAGTCTCACCCTGAAGACTTCAACTCTAAAGTTCGAAGTTAAAGAGTACACGTCGAAGAACTTCAACGCCAATGACTTCCATGTCATACTGCGCCGCATGCCTGAGCCCTCCGATGCGGCCGCCGACGCTGCCGAGCCGAGCCTCGAGGAACAGATCGCGGCCTACCAGCGCGAATTCCAGGACCTCGACCCCCAGGTGGAGCAGGTCGTCTCCGCACTGCAGCGCCTCAACCGACGGATGAACGTCGCCTACGGACGACAGACCGCCACGCTCGGCCTGAGCAACGCCGAATGGGAGGTCCTCAAGGCCCTCGTCGTCTCCGGAGCCCCCTACCAATTGGGCCCCGGCGAACTCGCCAAGCGCCTCGGCCTCACGCCGGCCGCCATGACCCACCGCATCGACCGCATGGCGAGCGAGGGGCTGGTCACCCGGGATCGCGACGAGACCAACCGCGTCCGCGTCATCGTCGAGCTGACCCGCGACGGCCGCGAGAAGTGGCTCGAGGCGATGCGCCTGGCCTCGGTCTTCGAGGAGGACCTTCTCCAGGACCTCTCCGGCGAGGAACGCCAGCTCCTCGGCCAGGTACTGACCCGTCTGCTGCGCCGCGTCGAGGACGCCCAGCCGGACGCCGACGGGCGTCTGAGCGACCTTGACTGACGCGAGTTGACACGGCCTTGCCCCGTCCGTAGTGTTCTCCGAGTTGCCACAGAGCCGGAACGGTTCTGCGACGACCATCCCGCCGCTTCGCGGCACACCACTACTGCACGGCCCCTCACCGGGAACGATTTCGGCATGCCGGAATTCGGACCGCGACGTGATTATGCGTCAACGAGGAATCCCGCTAAAGTAGTGATCACGCCGAAAGGCGCGGCAGCCTGAATAGCCGCACCCCGGCAGAACCCCCTCCGACGGGGATTCGGAAACGAATTCGGACCGGCAACGGACCGAAACGGATCTGATAGAGTCGGAAAGGCCGAAAAGCGAAAGCGAAGCGGCCGACCCCGCTCCAACAGGGGGCCAGAGACGGAAACGGATCTGGTACGGTTGGAAACGCGAAGAAGCCGAAAGGTGGAAACGCACCGGCGAAAATCGGGCCCGCAAGGATCTGATAGAGTCGGAAACGCAAGACCGAAGGGAAGCGCCCGGAGAGCCTGGTGAAACAGGCACAAAGGAAGCGTCCGTTCCTTGAGAACTCAACAGCGTGCCAAAAGTCAACGCCAGATATGTTGATACCCCGTCCACCGGAAACACTCCGGAGGATGAGGTTCCTTTGAAAAGCCCACCACGGCCCAAGCGGTCGGGGTGGCACACACAGCGAGGACGCTGTGAACGAGAGGGCTCATTCCGCCCGCTCGTTCCGCTCTCGTGTGTGTTGACCCGATTACGGGTAAACATTCACGGAGAGTTTGATCCTGGCTCAGGACGAACGCTGGCGGCGTGCTTAACACATGCAAGTCGAACGATGAACCTCCTTCGGGAGGGGATTAGTGGCGAACGGGTGAGTAACACGTGGGCAATCTGCCCTTCACTCTGGGACAAGCCCTGGAAACGGGGTCTAATACCGGATACGACCACCGACCGCATGGTCTGGTGGTGGAAAGCTCCGGCGGTGAAGGATGAGCCCGCGGCCTATCAGCTTGTTGGTGGGGTGATGGCCTACCAAGGCGACGACGGGTAGCCGGCCTGAGAGGGCGACCGGCCACACTGGGACTGAGACACGGCCCAGACTCCTACGGGAGGCAGCAGTGGGGAATATTGCACAATGGGCGAAAGCCTGATGCAGCGACGCCGCGTGAGGGATGACGGCCTTCGGGTTGTAAACCTCTTTCAGCAGGGAAGAAGCGAGAGTGACGGTACCTGCAGAAGAAGCGCCGGCTAACTACGTGCCAGCAGCCGCGGTAATACGTAGGGCGCAAGCGTTGTCCGGAATTATTGGGCGTAAAGAGCTCGTAGGCGGCTTGTCACGTCGGATGTGAAAGCCCGGGGCTTAACCCCGGGTCTGCATTCGATACGGGCAGGCTAGAGTTCGGTAGGGGAGATCGGAATTCCTGGTGTAGCGGTGAAATGCGCAGATATCAGGAGGAACACCGGTGGCGAAGGCGGATCTCTGGGCCGATACTGACGCTGAGGAGCGAAAGCGTGGGGAGCGAACAGGATTAGATACCCTGGTAGTCCACGCCGTAAACGTTGGGAACTAGGTGTGGGCGACATTCCACGTCGTCCGTGCCGCAGCTAACGCATTAAGTTCCCCGCCTGGGGAGTACGGCCGCAAGGCTAAAACTCAAAGGAATTGACGGGGGCCCGCACAAGCAGCGGAGCATGTGGCTTAATTCGACGCAACGCGAAGAACCTTACCAAGGCTTGACATACACCGGAAAACCCTGGAGACAGGGTCCCCCTTGTGGTCGGTGTACAGGTGGTGCATGGCTGTCGTCAGCTCGTGTCGTGAGATGTTGGGTTAAGTCCCGCAACGAGCGCAACCCTTGTTCTGTGTTGCCAGCATGCCCTTCGGGGTGATGGGGACTCACAGGAGACTGCCGGGGTCAACTCGGAGGAAGGTGGGGACGACGTCAAGTCATCATGCCCCTTATGTCTTGGGCTGCACACGTGCTACAATGGCCGGTACAATGAGCTGCGATACCGCGAGGTGGAGCGAATCTCAAAAAGCCGGTCTCAGTTCGGATTGGGGTCTGCAACTCGACCCCATGAAGTCGGAGTTGCTAGTAATCGCAGATCAGCATTGCTGCGGTGAATACGTTCCCGGGCCTTGTACACACCGCCCGTCACGTCACGAAAGTCGGTAACACCCGAAGCCGGTGGCCCAACCCCTTGTGGGAGGGAATCGTCGAAGGTGGGACTGGCGATTGGGACGAAGTCGTAACAAGGTAGCCGTACCGGAAGGTGCGGCTGGATCACCTCCTTTCTAAGGAGCACTTCTTACTCGAACCTGGTTCGGGTCAGAGGCCAGTACATCAGCGAATGTCTGATGCTGGTTGCTCATGGGTGGAACGTTGACTATTCGGCGCATTTGATTGGTTGTCACTAGTACTGCTTCGGCGTGGAACGTGGGGATTGATGGAGTGGGTCGGGCGCGCTGTTGGGTATCTGAGGGTACGGACTGAGTCTGGACCTTCGCGATGCCGGCCCCGGTGAAGCATCCTGGTAAGGGTGTGTGACGGGTGGCTGGTCGTTGCTTGAGAACTGCACAGTGGACGCGAGCATCTGTGGCCAAGTTTTTAAGGGCGCACGGTGGATGCCTTGGCACCAGGAACCGATGAAGGACGTGGGAGGCCACGATAGGCCCCGGGGAGCTGTCAACCGAGCTTTGATCCGGGGGTGTCCGAATGGGGAAACCCGGCAGTCGTCATGGGCTGTCACCCGCTGCTGAACACATAGGCAGTGTGGAGGGAACGCGGGGAAGTGAAACATCTCAGTACCCGCAGGAAGAGAAAACAACCGTGATTCCGGGAGTAGTGGCGAGCGAAACCGGATGAGGCCAAACCAGTCACGTGTGATACCCGGCAGGGGTTGCGTGGTTGGGGTTGTGGGAGTTCTCTTTTGCAGTCTGCCGGCTGTGAGGCAAGTCAGAAACCGTTGGTGTAGGCGAAGGACATGCGAAAGGTCCGGCGTAGAGGGTAAGACCCCCGTAGCTGAAACATCAACGGCTTGCTTGAGAACCACCCAAGTAGCACGGGGCCCGAGAAATCCCGTGTGAATCTGGCGGGACCACCCGTTAAGCCTAAATATTCCCTGGTGACCGATAGCGGATAGTACCGTGAGGGAATGGTGAAAAGTACCGCGGGAGCGGAGTGAAATAGTACCTGAAACCGTGTGCCTACAAGCCGTGGGAGCGTCGCTGTATGTGCTTGCACATACAGTCGTGACTGCGTGCCTTTTGAAGAATGAGCCTGCGAGTTTGCGGTATGTTGCGAGGTTAACCCGTGTGGGGAAGCCGTAGCGAAAGCGAGTCCGAATAGGGCGTTGAGTAGCGTGCCCAAGACCCGAAGCGGAGTGATCTAGCCATGGGCAGGTTGAAGCGGAGGTAAGACTTCGTGGAGGACCGAACCCACCAGGGTTGAAAACCTGGGGGATGACCTGTGGTTAGGGGTGAAAGGCCAATCAAACTCCGTGATAGCTGGTTCTCCCCGAAATGCATTTAGGTGCAGCGTCGTGTGTTTCTTGCCGGAGGTAGAGCACTGGATAGGCGATGGGCCCTACCGGGTTACTGACCTTAGCCAAACTCCGAATGCCGGTAAGTGAGAGCGCGGCAGTGAGACTGTGGGGGATAAGCTCCATGGTCGAGAGGGAAACAGCCCAGAGCATCGACTAAGGCCCCTAAGCGTGTGCTAAGTGGGAAAGGATGTGGAGTCGCAGAGACAACCAGGAGGTTGGCTTAGAAGCAGCCATCCTTGAAAGAGTGCGTAATAGCTCACTGGTCAAGTGATTCCGCGCCGACAATGTAGCGGGGCTCAAGCACACCGCCGAAGTCGTGTCATTGCAGCAATACTCCTAACGGAGGCTGTGATGGGTAGGGGAGCGTCGTGTGCCGGGTGAAGCAGCCGTGGAAACGAGTTGTGGACGGTTCACGAGTGAGAATGCAGGCATGAGTAGCGATACACACGTGGGAAACGTGTGCGCCGATTGACTAAGGGTTCCTGGGTCAAGCTGATCTGCCCAGGGTAAGTCGGGACCTAAGGCGAGGCCGACAGGCGTAGTCGATGGACAACCGGTTGATATTCCGGTACCCGCTTTGAAACGCCCAATATCGAATCCATTAATGCTAAGGCCGTGAAGCCGGCCTGGAGTCTTCGGACAAAGGGACGTGGTGGAGCCGCCGATCCAAGGTGGTAGTAGGTAAGCGATGGGGTGACGCAGGAAGGTAGTCCAGCCCGGGCGGTGGTTGTCCCGGGGTAAGGGTGTAGGCCGTGTGGTAGGTAAATCCGTCACACATTAGGGCTGAGACCTGATGCCGAGCCGATTGTGGTGAAGTGGATGATCCTATGCTGTCGAGAAAAGCCTCTAGCGAGTTTCATGGCGGCCCGTACCCTAAACCGACTCAGGTGGTCAGGTAGAGAATACCGAGGCGTTCGGGTGAACTATGGTTAAGGAACTCGGCAAAATGCCCCCGTAACTTCGGGAGAAGGGGGGCCATTGCTGGTGATCACTCTTGCAGTGTGAGCTGGTGGTGGCCGCAGAGACCAGCGAGAAGCGACTGTTTACTAAAAACACAGGTCCGTGCGAAGCCGTAAGGCGATGTATACGGACTGACGCCTGCCCGGTGCTGGAACGTTAAGGGGACCGGTTAGTCAACTTTCGGGTTGGCGAAGCTGAGAACTTAAGCGCCAGTAAACGGCGGTGGTAACTATAACCATCCTAAGGTAGCGAAATTCCTTGTCGGGTAAGTTCCGACCTGCACGAATGGCGTAACGACTTCTCGACTGTCTCAACCATAGGCCCGGTGAAATTGCATTACGAGTAAAGATGCTCGTTTCGCGCAGCAGGACGGAAAGACCCCGGGACCTTTACTATAGCTTGATATTGGTGTTCGGTTCGGCTTGTGTAGGATAGGTGGGAGACTTTGAAGCGGCCACGCCAGTGGTTGTGGAGTCATTGTTGAAATACCACTCTGGTCGTGCTGGATGTCTAACCTGGGTCCGTGATCCGGATCAGGGACAGTGTCTGGTGGGTAGTTTAACTGGGGCGGTTGCCTCCTAAAGAGTAACGGAGGCGCCCAAAGGTTCCCTCAGCCTGGTTGGCAATCAGGTGTTGAGTGTAAGTGCACAAGGGAGCTTGACTGTGAGACTGACGGGTCGAGCAGGTACGAAAGTAGGGACTAGTGATCCGGCGGTGGCTTGTGGAAGCGCCGTCGCTCAACGGATAAAAGGTACCCCGGGGATAACAGGCTGATCTTCCCCAAGAGTCCATATCGACGGGATGGTTTGGCACCTCGATGTCGGCTCGTCGCATCCTGGGGCTGGAGTCGGTCCCAAGGGTTGGGCTGTTCGCCCATTAAAGCGGTACGCGAGCTGGGTTTAGAACGTCGTGAGACAGTTCGGTCCCTATCCGCTGTGCGCGTAGGAGTCTTGAGAAGGGCTGTCCCTAGTACGAGAGGACCGGGACGGACGAACCTCTGGTGTGCCAGTTGTCCTGCCAAGGGCATGGCTGGTTGGCTACGTTCGGAAAGGATAACCGCTGAAAGCATCTAAGCGGGAAGCCTGCTTCGAGATGAGGACTCCCACCCCCTTTGAGGGGTTAAGGCTCCCAGTAGACGACTGGGTTGATAGGCCAGATATGGAAGCCCGGTAACGGGTGGAGTTGACTGGTACTAATAGGCCGAGGGCTTGTCCTCAGTTGCTCGCGTCCACTGTGTAGGTTCTGAAGTAACGACCTGTGTCTTTGCCGGGTTGGTTAACTTCATAGTGTTTCGGTGGTCATTGCGTTAGGGAAACGCCCGGTTACATTCCGAACCCGGAAGCTAAGCCTTTCAGCGCCGATGGTACTGCAGGGGGGACCCTGTGGGAGAGTAGGACGCCGCCGAACAATCATTGTGGGAAAGCCCCGCACCTCATGGTGCGGGGCTTTTCTGCGTTCAGGGCTCGGTACGCTCATGAGCATGCGCTATGGCCTGGTCATTTTCGATAACGATGGCGTCCTGGTGGACAGCGAGCCGGTCTCCAATCGGATTCTTGCCGACTACCTCACCGAATTGGGTCATCCGACCACCTATGAAGATTCGCTGCGCGACTACATGGGCGGTGCGATGCACCGTATACACGAGGTCCTGCTGGAGCGGTCCGGAAAGCGGCTGCCGGCCGGGTTCGACGAGAGCTTTCATGCCCGGGTCTTCGAGGAGTTCCGCAGGAGTCTGGAGCCGGTGGCGGGCGTGGGCGAGGTGCTGGGGAAGCTGGACGCGGACGGGGTGCCGTACTGCGTCGGGTCGTCGGGAAGCCATGAGCGCATTCGGGTGGCATTGACGAAGACCGGGCTGTGGGAGCGATTCGCAGGGGCCGGCGGTGCTGCCGGTGCGCGCGTCTTCTCGTCGCAGGACGTGGGGAGGGGGAAGCCGGCGCCGGATCTCTTTCTGTATGCGGCACAGGAGATGGGTGTGGCGCCGGAGCGGTGTGCGGTGGTGGAGGACAGCCCGCTGGGGGTGCGGGCCGCGGTCG
This genomic stretch from Streptomyces nigrescens harbors:
- a CDS encoding MFS transporter, encoding MTTAMGAALRRIQLGNALSAFGNGFTVPYLYVYVAKVRDLGASTAGVVLAMLAVAALVVLPLTGRAIDRRGPLPVAIAGTVSAAVGALGLGLSATEPLVIASAIALGAGIAVIQPALATMIVWCSTTLTRSRAFATQFFLNNLGLGVGGLVGGLLVDESHASSFVRLFAIEAVMFLVLGAAVATVRLPRAPKVEDAVPTEERAKGAWRAMFADRRMVWLCVLGFVLFFACYGQFESGLAAYATEVTRIAPSSLGIALAANTAAIVAAQFVVLKLVERRRRSRVMALVGMIWTVAWLAAGLSGLVHGAQMVATMLLISTYALFGIGESLLSPTVAPLVADLAPASLIGQYNSAFALVKQLALAVGPAVGALMVGHGMYAAYIGMLVVCALGITGLSWWLGRMLRPDQDNPHRAVAAVPAARVPAESAAVPCGT
- a CDS encoding ATP-binding SpoIIE family protein phosphatase; protein product: MIFTRWSAKLPGTQRRAAARSDRAAPRPASGTPAVPPTAAPAPSDVPAVADGVPSAPTAATTGSVPAARAEHTDPAPAQDRTPATLPPTVDALSVHDILGTIPALVAVVYGPEHRLAYVNGAYASVFGPRPAGHTAREALPELDALGLLPLMDQVLRSGKPRTVKSRKVPGGAGDRTRDGYYTFTCTPIEVAASGPAPDPEVACVAPHKGVLVFGAEVTDQIESAERLRASEARQREAAVTLQRSLLPQELEQPDDLCVAATYQPGGTDAAVGGDWYDVITLGAGRTALVIGDVMGRGVRAAAVMGQLRTAVRAYARLDLPPHEVLQLLDGLAAEIDASQIATCVYAVHDPNEGRLVYASAGHLPILVRDPDGTVHRAAEPTGPPLGTGGWLHTSGSVPLGPGSSAVLYTDGLVERRDKDIDHGVEALERAFAGAAGAPDIVCDRLLRSLGITATHDDDVAILVLQHPARTGHDAELFHNAALELHGGTEAAPRARAFASGVLASWRFSPELHDLGVLAASELVANSLQHGTPPMRLRRTDRRLIVEVTDGDDHLPRRRRAEPADEAGRGISIVATIASSWGSRRTPGGGKAVWCEFALPRG
- a CDS encoding MarR family winged helix-turn-helix transcriptional regulator produces the protein MPEPSDAAADAAEPSLEEQIAAYQREFQDLDPQVEQVVSALQRLNRRMNVAYGRQTATLGLSNAEWEVLKALVVSGAPYQLGPGELAKRLGLTPAAMTHRIDRMASEGLVTRDRDETNRVRVIVELTRDGREKWLEAMRLASVFEEDLLQDLSGEERQLLGQVLTRLLRRVEDAQPDADGRLSDLD
- a CDS encoding HAD family hydrolase; amino-acid sequence: MRYGLVIFDNDGVLVDSEPVSNRILADYLTELGHPTTYEDSLRDYMGGAMHRIHEVLLERSGKRLPAGFDESFHARVFEEFRRSLEPVAGVGEVLGKLDADGVPYCVGSSGSHERIRVALTKTGLWERFAGAGGAAGARVFSSQDVGRGKPAPDLFLYAAQEMGVAPERCAVVEDSPLGVRAAVAAGMDVYGFTAMTSAEKLAEAGATALFAQMAELPALLQ